The genomic interval GTCCGAAGAAACCGAAGGAGCTTGATGAACTCAAGGTGACTTGTGAGTCTGTCGATTGCGAGAACGGACTCCACTGCTTCCGCCAAGCGAAGCGGAAGGCAAAGGCGCATGGACCGTGTCGTGCGTGCGGTGCCGCCTTGGTCGATTGGGATCGCATTCATACGAGAGATCTTCTTGATGTTGACCATACTTTCGAGGCTCTTCGTTTCGAGAGAATCCGGCACTACGCCTGGCATCTCAAGTTCAGCCAACACGCTGTCAACTACGCAAGGCGTGCGGGATACAAAGGGATTGAGGGCCGTGTGCGCAAGCGAATTCGGAGCGCTATCGGCAAGGCCCAGCCGTT from bacterium carries:
- a CDS encoding DUF4186 family protein produces the protein MSPKKPKELDELKVTCESVDCENGLHCFRQAKRKAKAHGPCRACGAALVDWDRIHTRDLLDVDHTFEALRFERIRHYAWHLKFSQHAVNYARRAGYKGIEGRVRKRIRSAIGKAQPFRDGAQTPLGGKNPIYYAQHATATCCRRCLEYWHAIPQGNDLTHDQIEYAAELVVNYLRLRLPDLTDHGESVPPIRRGART